The Stenotrophomonas indicatrix DNA segment CACCTGGATGTTGAACGCCAGCACGGCGGCGTTGAAATCGCGGTCCAGGTAATCCACGCGCTCGATGTTGGAATGGCTCTGCGCGATCGCCGCGGCCAGCTGTGCAAGCACGCCGGTGCCGTTCTCCACCTCCACCACCAGCGAGGTGTCGTAGTCACCGGATACGGTGGTATCCCAGCCGATCAGCACCCAACGCTCGGGCGACTTGCGCAGCTCGGCCAGGTTCGGGCAATCCATGCGGTGCACCACGATGCCCTTGCCGGCGGTGTGGTAGCCCATGATGTCGTCGCCCGGAATCGGCTGGCAGCAGCCGGCGAAGGTGACCACGCCACGCTCGCTGCCATTGATCAGGATCTTTTCCTGCGAGCTGTGGCGCGAATGCGGCCCGCCGCGCAGTTCGGCGTAGGCCATCAGCGCCTGCGCGGCCTGGGTCGGCATCCAGTTGCCCAGCGCGACTTCCGCCAGCAGGGCCTCCAGGCGCGGGAACCGATGCTCTGCAAGGAAGGCATCCAGACGTCCCTTCGGCAGGCGTTCCAGCGAGCTGTCCATCGCCTCCAACGCGCGGTCGAGCATGCGGTGGCCCAGCTGCACGGCATCTTCGTGCTCCAGCTGCTTGAGCTGGTGGCGGATGGCGGTGCGTGCCTTGCTGGTGACCACGAACTCCAGCCACTGCGGCTTGGGCGTGGCCGAGCGTGCGGTGATGATCTCCACCGATTGCCCGGACACCAGCTTGGTGCGCAGTGGCACCAGTTTCTTGTCCACGCGCGAGGCCACGGCCATGTTGCCGACATCGGTATGCACGGCATAGGCGAAGTCGAGCGCGGTGGAATTGCGCGGCAGGGCCAGGATCTTGCCCTTCGGGGTGAACAGGTAGACCTCGTCCGGGAACAGGTCGACCTTGACGTTGTCGAGGAACTCCAGCGACGAACCGGCGGCACGCTGCGAATCGATCAGTTCGACGATCCAGGCATGCGCGCGGCTCTGCGCGCTGTTGGGCGAGTCACCGCCGAACTTGTAGGTCCAGTGCGCAGCCACGCCACGCTCGGCAATCAGGTCCATCTCTTCGGTGCGGATCTGCACTTCGATGGGCGAACCATACGGGCCGAACAGTACGGTATGCAGCGACTGGTAACCGTTGGCCTTGGGGATCGCGATGAAATCGCGGAAGCGCCCGTCCAGCGGTTTGAACGCGGCATGCACTGCGCCCAGCGAGTGGTAGCACTGCGGCACACCGCGCACGACCAGGCGGAAGCCGAACACGTCCATCACCTGGTCGAAGGATTTGTTCTCGTCGCGCATCTTGTTGTAGATGCTCCACGGGGTCTTGATGCGGCTGACCAGGCGGTGTTCGATGCCCTCCTTGGCCAGGCGCTGCGACAGCTGCACTTCCACCTGCGCCAGCGCCTCACGGCGCACCACCGGCTGGCTGCGGATGTGTTTTTCCAGGATCGCATGGCGCCACGGGTACAGTGCCTTGAAGCCGAGGTTCTGCAGTTCGCTCTTGACCAGGCTCATGCCCAGCCGCTGCGCGATCGGGGCGTAGATCTCCAGCGTCTCGCGGGCGATGCGACCACGCGCTTCGCGGCTCTGCGCGCCCAGCGTGCGCATGTTGTGCAGGCGGTCGGCCAGCTTGATCATGATCACGCGCAGGTCGCGCGACATCGCCAGCAGCATCTTGCGGAAGCTCTCGGCGGCTGCTTCCTGGCGGTCGCGGAACTTCAGCTTGTCCAGCTTGGTGACGCCGTCCACCAGCTCGGCCACGGCTTCGCCGAACTCGGCCGACAGGGCCTCGCGGGTCAGCGGGGTGTCTTCGATGGTGTCGTGCAGGATCGCGGCGATCAGCGCTTCCACGTCCAGGCCGAGCTCGGCCAGCACCTGGGCCACGGCCACCGGATGGGTGATGTAGGGCTCGCCCGACTTGCGCGTCTGCCCAGCGTGCGCGGAGGCGCCGACTTCCCACGCACGGCGCAGCAGCGGCAGCTGCTCGGGCGGCAGGTAGTGGGCGGCGCGTTCGAGCTGGAGGACGTAATCGGGTACGGCGGCAGCGGGGACTGCGGCGACCTTGGCAGTGGGGCCTGGGTTCATGGCCAAAGCCTATGCCAGCGCGACGTTTACGGCAAACCCTGAATGCGAAACAGCCCGCACGGGGCGGGCTGTTCGGCGTATCCAGCAATGACGTTGATCGATGCGATCAATCGTCGTTCTTGGACATGTCTTCGTCGGCGACCACTTCAGCGGCGGCCCACTCCAGCGCTTCGCGCTCGGCGCGCTCACGCTCGGCCTTCTCGACTTCGTCGATCAGCGCGTTGTCGATCTTGCGGGCGGCGATCTCGCGCAGCGCCAGCACGGTCGGCTTGTCCTCGGTCTCGCTGTTGTCCAGCGTAGCCTGCACGCCATTGGCGAGCTGACGGGCGCGCTTGGAGGCCATCATCACCAGCTCGAAACGGTTGTTAACGACTTCCAGGCAATCTTCTACGGTAATGCGGGCCATACGGGCTCCCGGCGACCGGTCGGCCGCTCAGTCGAATGAGGGAAAGGGGACGGAGTGTACTGGCAGGGGTTGGACAAAATCAAGCCAACCCCCACCGGACCCTTTAGGAATCAATCAGTTGAACCCGCATCCGGGGTCAACAGGGCCTGGATAAGGCCGGCATGGCGAACCTTCTGGGCCTCCCGGCGCAAGCGGCTGGCGGTGAAGATCGCGCACAGTTCGTCCACGGCGGTGTCGAACACTTCGTTGACGATGACGTAGTCGAATTCGTTGAAGTGCAGCATTTCATCGCGGGCCGCGCCCAGGCGCTGGGCGATGACCGCCTCGCTGTCCTGGCCGCGCTTGCGCATGCGGTCCTGCAGGGCCTGCTTGGACGGCGGCAGGATGAACACCGTCACCGTGCCCGGCACCAGCTGGCGCACCTGCTGCGCGCCCTGCCAGTCGATTTCCAGCAGCACGTCCTGGCCAGCGTTCAGCTGCGGCTCCACCGACTGCCGGGCGGTGCCCTTCCAGTCGCCATGCACCCAGGCATGTTCGAAGAAGTCGCCGGCGGCAATCATCTCCTCGAACTTTTCCGCGCTGACGAAGTGGTAGTGCTGGCCGTTCACCTCACCCGGGCGCATGGCGCGCGAGGTGAAGGAGATCGACAGCGCGATCTGCGGGTCGCGCGCCAGGGTGGCGTTGACGATGCTGCTCTTGCCGGCGCCGGAGGGCGCGGCAACGATGTACAGCGTGCCGCGCGCGATCGCGGCCGGGGGCGTGGAAATGCTCATTCGATGTTCTGCACCTGCTCGCGGATCTGGTCGATCAGCACCTTCAGCTCGACCGCGGCATTGGACGTGCGGCTGTCCACCGACTTGGAGCCCAGCGTGTTGGCCTCGCGGTTGAACTCCTGCAGCAGGAAGTCCAGGCGGCGGCCGACCGGTTCACGCTGCTTGAGCACGCGGCGGATCTCGACGATGTGGCTGGACAGGCGGTCCAGTTCCTCGTCCACGTCCAGCTTCTGCAGCCACATCACCAGTTCCTGTTCGGCGCGGCCAGGATCGACCGGATGCGGCAGGTCGGCCAGGCGGGCGGCGAGCTTGGCGCGCTGGCCGTCGCGAATGGCTGGAATCAGCGTACGGACCTCGGCGGCGATGCGCTCGATGGCATCCACGCGCTCGGCAATCGCGGTGGCCAGCGTATTGCCTTCACGCTCGCGGGCGGCGATGAAGCCGTCCAGCACCTGGTCCAGCAGCGCCAGTGCTTCAACCTGCAGGGCCGCGGCATCGGTGGCCTCGCCCTGGGTGACGCCCGGCAGCTGCAGCAGGTCGGTGAAGCTGACCTGCAGGTTGGGGAAGTCGGAGGTCAGCCGGTGCGCCAGCTGGCCCAGCTGGCCCAGCAGCACCTCGTTGATCTGCAGGCTGGCGGCCGAGTCCGGCGCACGCAGGCGTATCACCAGATCCAGCTTGCCACGGCTCAGGCGCGCGGAAATGCGCTCGCGCAGCTGCGGTTCCAATGCGCGCAGTTCCTCGGGCAGGCGGGTGCCCACTTCCAGGAACCGGTGGTTGACCGAGCGCAGCTCGCAGCCCAGCGTTCCCCACGGGGTGGAGCGCTCGCCGCCAGCATAGGCCGTCATGCTTCGAATCATGGATGTATCCGGTGCTTGCAAAGGGGGAATGGTACCCTAGCGGTCTCTTTTGAGCCCCTTTCCCCGCCCCGTGAAGGCCGCGGGGATGGTGGCGTACTCCCCTTGCCTACGGAACCTGCCCCATGTCCGATTTCCGCCCCAGTGGCCGTCAGCCCGATCAGCTGCGCCCGGTCGTCATCCAGCGCGGTTTCACCCGCCACGCCGAAGGTTCGGTGCTGGTCTGCTTCGGTGAAACCCGCGTGCTGTGCACGGCCAGCATCGAGAACCGGGTGCCGGGCTTCCTGCGCGGCAAGGGCGAAGGCTGGGTGACCGCCGAGTACGGCATGCTGCCGCGCGCCACCCACACCCGCAGCGACCGCGAAGCCGCACGCGGCAAGCAGGGTGGCCGCACGCTGGAGATCCAGCGCCTGATCGGCCGCAGCCTGCGCGCCTGCGTGGACCGCAACGCACTGGGCGAACGCACCATCACCCTGGACTGCGACGTGCTGCAGGCCGACGGCGGCACCCGCACTGCTGCCATCACCGGCGCCTATGTGGCCCTGGTCGATGCAGTGAACGTGCTGATGAAGCGCGGCGACATCAAGCGCAACCCGATCCTCGGCGCGGTGGCGGCGGTGTCGGTCGGCGTCTACCGCGGCACCCCGGTGCTGGACCTGGATTACGCCGAAGACAGCGACTGCGACACCGACATGAACGTGGTGATGAACGACGGTGGCGGTTTCATCGAACTGCAGGGCACCGCTGAAGGCCATGCCTTCCGCCGTGACGAACTGGATGCGCTGCTGGGCCTGGCCGAAAAGGGCGTGACCGAGCTGCTGGCCGCGCAGCAGGCGGCGCTGTCGGCATGAACCGGCGCATTGCCCTGACCACCCTGGTGGTGGCCGATTACGACGAAGCCATCGGCTGGTACACCGGCAAGCTCGGCTTCCAGCTGCTGGACGACATCGACCAGGGCAGCAAGCGCTGGGTCGTGGTCGGGCCGACCGATGGCAGCGCCGCCGCCCTGCTGCTGGCCCGCGCCAGCAACGACGAACAGCGCAGCCGCATCGGCAACCAGACCGGCGGCCGCGTCGGCTTCTTCCTCAACACCGACGACTTCCGCCGCGACCACGCGGCGATGCTGGCCGCCGGTGTCGAATTCCTGGAAGAACCGCGCGAAGAACCCTACGCCACGGTCGCGGTGTTCCGCGACCTGTACGGCAACACCTGGGACCTGTTGGAGCCCCGTTGATGAAGAAGCTTGTCCTGGCCAGCCACAACGCTGGCAAGCTGGTGGAAATGCAGGAAATCCTCGCCGACCTGCCGCTGCAGATCACTTCGGCCGCCGAACTGGGCCTGGGCGATGTGGAAGAGACCGGCCTGACCTTCGTCGAGAACGCGCTGCTGAAGGCACGCGCCGCCTGCGAAGCGACCGGCCTGCCGGCGCTGGCCGATGATTCGGGGCTGATCGTCGATGCCCTCGGCGGTGCGCCGGGTCTGTACAGCGCGCGCTATGCGGGCCATCCGACCAATGCGGCGGCCAACAACGCCAAGCTGCTGGAAGCGATGGCCGATATCGCCGATGGCCAGCGCAGCGCCCGCTTCTATGCGGTGATCGTGCTGCTGCGGCACGCCACCGACCCTCAGCCGCTGATCTGCGAAGGCCGCTGGGAAGGACAGATCATCCGCGAACTGCGCGGCAGCAACGGCTTCGGCTACAACCCGGTGTTCCTGGATACTGCCCACGGCCTGACCGCTGCGGAAATGGAACCGGCGTTGAAGAATGCCATCAGCCATCGCGCCATCGCCCTGCAGCAGCTCAAGCAGCAGCTCAAGCAGCAGCTCGCGGCCTGAACCAGCGTCCAACAGGAGACTCAAGGATGACCGTGAAGCGCTACCGCACCGGAATGGAACTGGTGCAATTGCTTGCCGTACTGGGACTGATCAGTGGTGCGATCTTTGGCGGCATGTTGGCGTGGGCAGGGAAGGAATCCTGGTGGGCGGTGCCGGTGGTTGCGCTGGTCGGCATGACCGTCATCACGCTCATCGGCGCACCCATCATGTGGCAGCGCGTCGAACTGGACGGCGCTGCCGGCCACCTGCGCT contains these protein-coding regions:
- the gmk gene encoding guanylate kinase gives rise to the protein MSISTPPAAIARGTLYIVAAPSGAGKSSIVNATLARDPQIALSISFTSRAMRPGEVNGQHYHFVSAEKFEEMIAAGDFFEHAWVHGDWKGTARQSVEPQLNAGQDVLLEIDWQGAQQVRQLVPGTVTVFILPPSKQALQDRMRKRGQDSEAVIAQRLGAARDEMLHFNEFDYVIVNEVFDTAVDELCAIFTASRLRREAQKVRHAGLIQALLTPDAGSTD
- a CDS encoding bifunctional (p)ppGpp synthetase/guanosine-3',5'-bis(diphosphate) 3'-pyrophosphohydrolase, whose protein sequence is MNPGPTAKVAAVPAAAVPDYVLQLERAAHYLPPEQLPLLRRAWEVGASAHAGQTRKSGEPYITHPVAVAQVLAELGLDVEALIAAILHDTIEDTPLTREALSAEFGEAVAELVDGVTKLDKLKFRDRQEAAAESFRKMLLAMSRDLRVIMIKLADRLHNMRTLGAQSREARGRIARETLEIYAPIAQRLGMSLVKSELQNLGFKALYPWRHAILEKHIRSQPVVRREALAQVEVQLSQRLAKEGIEHRLVSRIKTPWSIYNKMRDENKSFDQVMDVFGFRLVVRGVPQCYHSLGAVHAAFKPLDGRFRDFIAIPKANGYQSLHTVLFGPYGSPIEVQIRTEEMDLIAERGVAAHWTYKFGGDSPNSAQSRAHAWIVELIDSQRAAGSSLEFLDNVKVDLFPDEVYLFTPKGKILALPRNSTALDFAYAVHTDVGNMAVASRVDKKLVPLRTKLVSGQSVEIITARSATPKPQWLEFVVTSKARTAIRHQLKQLEHEDAVQLGHRMLDRALEAMDSSLERLPKGRLDAFLAEHRFPRLEALLAEVALGNWMPTQAAQALMAYAELRGGPHSRHSSQEKILINGSERGVVTFAGCCQPIPGDDIMGYHTAGKGIVVHRMDCPNLAELRKSPERWVLIGWDTTVSGDYDTSLVVEVENGTGVLAQLAAAIAQSHSNIERVDYLDRDFNAAVLAFNIQVRDRNHLAEVMRRLRRLSVVQAVRRQ
- a CDS encoding YicC/YloC family endoribonuclease → MIRSMTAYAGGERSTPWGTLGCELRSVNHRFLEVGTRLPEELRALEPQLRERISARLSRGKLDLVIRLRAPDSAASLQINEVLLGQLGQLAHRLTSDFPNLQVSFTDLLQLPGVTQGEATDAAALQVEALALLDQVLDGFIAAREREGNTLATAIAERVDAIERIAAEVRTLIPAIRDGQRAKLAARLADLPHPVDPGRAEQELVMWLQKLDVDEELDRLSSHIVEIRRVLKQREPVGRRLDFLLQEFNREANTLGSKSVDSRTSNAAVELKVLIDQIREQVQNIE
- the rpoZ gene encoding DNA-directed RNA polymerase subunit omega; the encoded protein is MARITVEDCLEVVNNRFELVMMASKRARQLANGVQATLDNSETEDKPTVLALREIAARKIDNALIDEVEKAERERAEREALEWAAAEVVADEDMSKNDD
- the rph gene encoding ribonuclease PH; the protein is MSDFRPSGRQPDQLRPVVIQRGFTRHAEGSVLVCFGETRVLCTASIENRVPGFLRGKGEGWVTAEYGMLPRATHTRSDREAARGKQGGRTLEIQRLIGRSLRACVDRNALGERTITLDCDVLQADGGTRTAAITGAYVALVDAVNVLMKRGDIKRNPILGAVAAVSVGVYRGTPVLDLDYAEDSDCDTDMNVVMNDGGGFIELQGTAEGHAFRRDELDALLGLAEKGVTELLAAQQAALSA
- the rdgB gene encoding RdgB/HAM1 family non-canonical purine NTP pyrophosphatase → MKKLVLASHNAGKLVEMQEILADLPLQITSAAELGLGDVEETGLTFVENALLKARAACEATGLPALADDSGLIVDALGGAPGLYSARYAGHPTNAAANNAKLLEAMADIADGQRSARFYAVIVLLRHATDPQPLICEGRWEGQIIRELRGSNGFGYNPVFLDTAHGLTAAEMEPALKNAISHRAIALQQLKQQLKQQLAA
- a CDS encoding VOC family protein, producing MNRRIALTTLVVADYDEAIGWYTGKLGFQLLDDIDQGSKRWVVVGPTDGSAAALLLARASNDEQRSRIGNQTGGRVGFFLNTDDFRRDHAAMLAAGVEFLEEPREEPYATVAVFRDLYGNTWDLLEPR